One part of the Lapillicoccus jejuensis genome encodes these proteins:
- a CDS encoding RNA polymerase sigma factor: MAASPEAASAPEPDAVARALDDAHRREWARVLAATVRVAGDLDLAEECTQDAYVRALEAWGREGVPRNAGAWLTTAARRLALDRHRRATTLRGKVPLLVEDALPVPGVEEAVLERLEQEDVVAAGGEVPDDRLRLVFTCCHPALAREAQVALTLRLVCGLSTAEIARAFLVPEATMTARVTRAKKKIAAARIPYREPRGHELAERLDAVLTVLHLVLTTGHTAPSGEGLVRGDLVDRALHLTRELLRLMPDERELRALLGLGLLARARSVTRTDAGGAFVPLEEQDRTRWDAALVAEGEAQVRAALRGGLPGRFALQAAIAAAHTTAPSFAATDWAEVVVLYDLLGRAWPSPVVALNRAVAVAFRDGPQAGLAAVEEVATAYGDALAGYHYLPAARADLLRRLGRRGEAAAAYGAALVRCDNEAERAFLRRRLAEVGEPPAAGGAVGR, translated from the coding sequence GTGGCCGCGTCGCCGGAGGCGGCGTCCGCGCCGGAGCCGGACGCCGTCGCCCGGGCGCTGGACGACGCGCACCGCCGCGAGTGGGCCCGCGTGCTCGCCGCGACGGTGCGCGTCGCCGGTGACCTCGACCTCGCCGAGGAGTGCACGCAGGACGCCTACGTGCGCGCCCTGGAGGCGTGGGGCCGCGAGGGGGTGCCCCGCAACGCGGGCGCCTGGCTGACCACCGCCGCCCGCCGGCTCGCCCTCGACCGGCACCGGCGGGCCACGACGCTGCGCGGCAAGGTGCCGCTGCTCGTCGAGGACGCCCTGCCGGTGCCCGGCGTCGAGGAGGCCGTGCTCGAGCGGCTGGAGCAGGAGGACGTCGTGGCGGCAGGAGGCGAGGTGCCGGACGACCGGCTGCGGCTGGTCTTCACCTGCTGCCACCCGGCCCTGGCCCGCGAGGCCCAGGTCGCCCTCACCCTGCGGCTGGTCTGCGGGCTGAGCACCGCCGAGATCGCCCGGGCCTTCCTCGTCCCCGAGGCGACGATGACCGCCCGGGTGACCCGGGCCAAGAAGAAGATCGCCGCGGCGCGCATCCCCTACCGCGAGCCGCGGGGCCACGAGCTGGCCGAGCGGCTCGACGCCGTCCTCACCGTGCTCCACCTCGTCCTCACCACGGGCCACACCGCACCCTCCGGCGAGGGTCTCGTGCGCGGCGACCTCGTCGACCGGGCGCTGCACCTGACCCGCGAGCTGCTCCGGCTCATGCCGGACGAGCGCGAGCTACGAGCCCTGCTCGGCCTCGGGCTGCTCGCCCGGGCCCGGTCGGTGACCCGCACCGACGCGGGCGGCGCGTTCGTGCCGCTCGAGGAGCAGGACCGCACCCGGTGGGACGCCGCGCTGGTCGCCGAGGGCGAGGCGCAGGTCCGGGCGGCGCTGCGCGGCGGGCTCCCCGGCCGCTTCGCCCTCCAGGCGGCGATCGCCGCGGCGCACACGACCGCACCGTCGTTCGCCGCGACCGACTGGGCCGAGGTGGTCGTGCTCTACGACCTGCTCGGGCGGGCCTGGCCGTCCCCGGTCGTCGCCCTCAACCGGGCGGTGGCGGTCGCCTTCCGCGACGGGCCGCAGGCCGGGCTGGCGGCGGTCGAGGAGGTGGCGACGGCGTACGGCGACGCCCTGGCCGGCTACCACTACCTGCCGGCCGCCCGGGCCGACCTGCTGCGACGGCTCGGCCGGCGCGGCGAGGCCGCGGCGGCGTACGGCGCCGCGCTGGTCCGCTGCGACAACGAGGCCGAGCGGGCCTTCCTGCGCCGGCGGCTCGCCGAGGTGGGCGAGCCGCCGGCGGCGGGAGGTGCCGTCGGCCGGTGA
- the clpS gene encoding ATP-dependent Clp protease adapter ClpS, with amino-acid sequence MSIAPAESTSVLEKADEALEPATPWVTLVWNDPVNLMSYVTWVFETYFAYPRRKAEKLMMDVHQKGKAAVSHGSREEMERDAEALQGYGLWATFEKDA; translated from the coding sequence GTGTCGATCGCCCCCGCCGAGTCCACCTCGGTCCTCGAGAAGGCCGACGAGGCGCTCGAGCCGGCGACGCCGTGGGTGACGCTCGTGTGGAACGACCCGGTCAACCTCATGTCCTACGTGACGTGGGTGTTCGAGACCTACTTCGCCTACCCGCGGCGCAAGGCCGAGAAGCTGATGATGGACGTGCACCAGAAGGGCAAGGCCGCCGTCTCGCACGGCTCGCGCGAGGAGATGGAGCGCGACGCCGAGGCGCTGCAGGGCTACGGGCTGTGGGCGACGTTCGAGAAGGACGCGTAG
- a CDS encoding homogentisate 1,2-dioxygenase, with the protein MAHYQRMGSVPPKRHTQHRRPAGRGKVGALYHEELMGEEGFSSDSSLLYHRSIPSSLLDVREWTLPDQTMTPNHPLVPRHLKLHDLFDAAAVRTADAVTGRRLVLGNGDVRISYAVSARPSPWYRNGIGDEIVYVERGKGRLETVFGALEVGEGDLVVVPRATTHRWLPKRSREPFRTYVIEATGHIAPPKRYLSRYGQLLENSPYCERDLRLPQGPLLAEDIGADADEETEVLVKHRGRGGAVVGSAHVLPFHPLDVVGWDGCLYPYVLNVSDFEPITGRVHQPPPVHQVFEGWNFVVCAFVPRKVDYHPLAIPVPYYHSNVDSDEIMFYVDGDYEARKGSGIGKGSVSVHPGGFPHGPQPGAVEGALGVEAFDELAIMVDTFKPLELGEGGRAVDDGVYAWSWTGGRRG; encoded by the coding sequence ATGGCGCACTACCAGCGGATGGGGAGCGTGCCGCCGAAGCGGCACACGCAGCACCGGCGGCCGGCTGGTCGCGGCAAGGTCGGCGCGCTCTACCACGAGGAGCTCATGGGCGAGGAGGGCTTCTCCTCCGACAGCTCGCTGCTCTACCACCGCTCGATCCCCAGCTCGCTGCTCGACGTGCGCGAGTGGACGCTGCCCGACCAGACGATGACGCCCAACCACCCGCTGGTGCCGCGGCACCTGAAGCTGCACGACCTGTTCGACGCGGCCGCCGTGCGCACCGCCGACGCCGTCACCGGGCGCCGTCTCGTCCTCGGCAACGGCGACGTGCGGATCTCGTACGCCGTCTCCGCTAGGCCGAGCCCGTGGTACCGCAACGGGATCGGCGACGAGATCGTCTACGTCGAGCGCGGCAAGGGGCGGCTCGAGACGGTCTTCGGTGCGCTCGAGGTCGGTGAGGGCGACCTCGTCGTCGTCCCGCGCGCGACGACCCACCGCTGGCTGCCGAAGCGCTCGCGCGAGCCGTTCCGCACCTACGTCATCGAGGCGACCGGGCACATCGCGCCACCGAAGCGCTACCTCTCGCGCTACGGGCAGCTGCTGGAGAACTCGCCCTACTGCGAGCGCGACCTGCGCCTGCCGCAGGGCCCGCTGCTCGCCGAGGACATCGGCGCGGACGCCGACGAGGAGACCGAGGTGCTCGTCAAGCACCGCGGCCGCGGGGGAGCGGTGGTCGGGTCGGCGCACGTGCTGCCGTTCCACCCGCTCGACGTCGTGGGCTGGGACGGGTGCCTCTACCCCTACGTGCTCAACGTCTCCGATTTCGAGCCGATCACCGGGCGCGTGCACCAGCCGCCGCCGGTGCACCAGGTCTTCGAGGGGTGGAACTTCGTCGTCTGCGCGTTCGTGCCGCGCAAGGTCGACTACCACCCGCTGGCGATCCCGGTGCCGTACTACCACTCGAACGTCGACAGCGACGAGATCATGTTCTACGTCGACGGCGACTACGAGGCGCGCAAGGGCTCGGGCATCGGGAAGGGGTCGGTGTCGGTGCACCCCGGCGGCTTCCCGCACGGCCCGCAGCCGGGTGCCGTCGAGGGGGCGCTCGGGGTCGAGGCGTTCGACGAGCTGGCGATCATGGTCGACACGTTCAAGCCGCTCGAGCTCGGCGAGGGCGGCCGCGCCGTCGACGACGGGGTGTACGCGTGGTCGTGGACGGGGGGCCGGCGGGGGTAG
- a CDS encoding bifunctional metallophosphatase/5'-nucleotidase translates to MTSPLDHTATRRQLLTLATVGGAGLFAAANAGPASAATTGNRFRLTVLGTSDLHGNVYNWDYYKNAEYDDATHNDIGLAKAATLVKAVRAERGASSCLTLDAGDTIQGTPLAYYYANIEPIGGRTKHPMAMAMNALGYDAAALGNHEFNYGLEHLDRFRKELNHPLLGANAVDWDTGEPVFRPWVMKEVATRPGRPPLKVGILGLVTPGVAIWDKANVEGKVRFPGIVEQAEVYVPRMKKAGADVVVVSCHSGMDTSSSYGDALPYPENASSLLAAQVPGIDAILVGHAHSEIPMRKVKNEVTGQRVLLSEPKYWGMRVTVMDLNLEYDGARWGVVSSGATLLDANTATEDAEIAALIRPAHTKVLTYVNSVVGTSTTAMSAATSRYEDTPAIDFINDVQADAVKTAVAGTPAASNPVLSIAAPFNRAAAIPAGQVTVRDVAGLYIFDNTLVGITMTGADLRAYLEKSAAYFKQVSGTGPFTPDQLTNAVTPEAPGGTPDYNYDIVGGLDAPLTYDIDLAQPVGSRIKDLAYDGAPVTDAQVFTVAINNYRQSGGGGFPAVATAPVVYNAQQPIRELLIAWVSANGTIDPATFSSVDWRLTSNGSPITITG, encoded by the coding sequence ATGACCTCGCCGCTCGACCACACCGCCACGCGCCGCCAGCTGCTGACCCTCGCCACGGTCGGAGGCGCCGGCCTGTTCGCCGCCGCCAACGCCGGCCCGGCGTCGGCCGCGACGACCGGCAACCGCTTCCGACTCACCGTCCTCGGCACGAGCGACCTGCACGGCAACGTCTACAACTGGGACTACTACAAGAACGCCGAGTACGACGACGCGACCCACAACGACATCGGCCTGGCCAAGGCGGCCACCCTCGTCAAGGCGGTCCGGGCCGAGCGCGGCGCGAGCAGCTGCCTGACCCTCGACGCCGGCGACACCATCCAGGGCACCCCGTTGGCCTACTACTACGCCAACATCGAGCCCATCGGCGGCCGCACCAAGCACCCGATGGCGATGGCGATGAACGCCCTCGGGTACGACGCCGCCGCGCTCGGCAACCACGAGTTCAACTACGGCCTCGAGCACCTCGACCGCTTCCGCAAGGAGCTCAACCACCCGCTGCTCGGCGCCAACGCGGTCGACTGGGACACCGGCGAGCCGGTCTTCCGGCCGTGGGTGATGAAGGAGGTCGCGACCCGCCCGGGCCGTCCGCCGCTCAAGGTCGGCATCCTCGGCCTCGTCACGCCCGGCGTCGCCATCTGGGACAAGGCCAACGTCGAGGGCAAGGTCCGCTTCCCGGGCATCGTCGAGCAGGCCGAGGTCTACGTCCCGCGGATGAAGAAGGCCGGGGCCGACGTCGTCGTCGTCTCCTGCCACTCGGGGATGGACACCAGCTCGTCGTACGGCGACGCGCTGCCCTACCCGGAGAACGCCTCCAGCCTGCTCGCCGCGCAGGTGCCCGGCATCGACGCGATCCTCGTCGGCCACGCGCACTCGGAGATCCCGATGCGCAAGGTCAAGAACGAGGTGACCGGGCAGCGGGTGCTGCTCAGCGAGCCGAAGTACTGGGGCATGCGGGTCACCGTCATGGACCTCAACCTGGAGTACGACGGCGCCCGCTGGGGCGTCGTGTCGTCCGGCGCGACCCTGCTCGACGCCAACACCGCGACCGAGGACGCCGAGATCGCGGCGCTCATCCGCCCGGCCCACACCAAGGTCCTCACCTACGTCAACTCCGTGGTCGGCACCTCGACGACGGCGATGTCGGCGGCGACCTCGCGCTACGAGGACACGCCGGCCATCGACTTCATCAACGACGTCCAGGCCGACGCGGTGAAGACGGCCGTCGCCGGCACGCCCGCGGCGAGCAACCCGGTGCTGTCGATCGCGGCGCCGTTCAACCGCGCGGCGGCCATCCCCGCCGGTCAGGTCACCGTGCGCGACGTCGCCGGCCTCTACATCTTCGACAACACCCTCGTCGGGATCACGATGACCGGGGCGGACCTCAGGGCCTACCTGGAGAAGTCGGCGGCCTACTTCAAGCAGGTCTCCGGCACCGGCCCGTTCACGCCGGACCAGCTGACCAACGCCGTCACGCCCGAGGCGCCGGGCGGCACCCCGGACTACAACTACGACATCGTCGGCGGCCTCGACGCGCCGCTCACCTACGACATCGACCTCGCCCAGCCGGTCGGCTCGCGCATCAAGGACCTCGCGTACGACGGCGCCCCCGTCACCGACGCGCAGGTCTTCACCGTGGCGATCAACAACTACCGCCAGAGCGGCGGCGGCGGCTTCCCCGCCGTGGCGACCGCGCCGGTCGTCTACAACGCGCAGCAGCCGATCCGCGAGCTGCTCATCGCGTGGGTGTCGGCCAACGGCACCATCGACCCGGCGACCTTCTCCTCGGTCGACTGGCGCCTGACCAGCAACGGCAGCCCGATCACCATCACCGGCTGA
- a CDS encoding DUF421 domain-containing protein yields the protein MPALPLTAPALLTLPPTGSDVPGWLWSGDFWSNLFSLDTTPLVEKVVRTVLVYALILVVVRLAGKRTLAQWNSFDLVVVLLLSNVVQNAVIGPDTSFLGGAIGAVVLVAFNSAMDRLGFLNARTERLLEGTATTLVHDGRYDEATLRRLGLRRHELARALHLQGADRIDQVEVARLEPGGTFTVRLKAEAQSATVEDLRRAVADLQAHLDARLDALGAPPVDGAPDRP from the coding sequence GTGCCCGCCCTCCCCCTCACCGCACCGGCTCTGCTCACCCTGCCGCCCACGGGGAGCGACGTCCCCGGCTGGCTGTGGAGCGGGGACTTCTGGAGCAACCTCTTCTCGCTCGACACCACGCCGCTGGTGGAGAAGGTCGTGCGGACCGTCCTCGTCTACGCGCTCATCCTCGTCGTCGTGCGCCTCGCCGGGAAGCGCACGCTGGCGCAGTGGAACTCGTTCGACCTCGTCGTCGTGCTCCTGCTGAGCAACGTCGTGCAGAACGCGGTCATCGGCCCCGACACCTCGTTCCTCGGCGGGGCGATCGGGGCGGTCGTCCTCGTCGCCTTCAACTCGGCGATGGACCGTCTCGGCTTCCTCAACGCCCGCACCGAGCGGCTGCTCGAGGGGACGGCCACGACGCTCGTGCACGACGGCCGGTACGACGAGGCCACCCTGCGCCGCCTCGGGCTGCGTCGCCACGAGCTGGCCCGGGCCCTGCACCTGCAGGGCGCCGACCGGATCGACCAGGTCGAGGTCGCCCGGCTCGAGCCGGGCGGCACGTTCACCGTCCGGCTCAAGGCCGAGGCGCAGTCGGCGACGGTGGAGGACCTGCGCCGGGCCGTGGCCGACCTGCAGGCCCACCTCGACGCCCGGCTCGACGCGCTCGGCGCCCCACCGGTGGACGGCGCGCCCGACCGGCCCTGA
- a CDS encoding nicotinate phosphoribosyltransferase, whose protein sequence is MTDGTTPTGAGSPPRPSTALLTDHYELTMLQAALRSGAAHRRCVFEAFSRRLPDGRRYGVVGGTGRVLDALTDFRFDEGVVEELRRKRVIDDATCDWLASYRFTGDVRGYAEGECYFPGSPVLVVESSFAEGVVLETLVLSILNHDTAIASAASRMTAAAGDRPCIEMGSRRTHEEAAVAAARAAYVAGFRATSNLQAGRRYDVPTTGTAAHAFTLLHDDERSAFAAQVEALGVGTTLLVDTYDVPTGVRTAVEVAGPGLGAVRIDSGDLLQQAHAVRAQLDELGATDTRIIVTSDLDEYAIASLAAAPVDGYGVGTQLVTGSGAPTASMVYKLVARAGDDGVLVPVEKRSSGKASVGGDKWALRRLTDGVAVAEVVGVGRPPADDGDDRPLMVELVRDGQVLAPQDAATARARHAASRAELPPVALRLQRGEPAIPTEYVTA, encoded by the coding sequence GTGACCGACGGGACGACACCCACAGGGGCCGGCTCGCCGCCTCGGCCCAGCACGGCCCTGCTCACCGACCACTACGAGCTGACCATGCTCCAGGCCGCGCTGCGCAGCGGCGCCGCGCACCGCCGGTGCGTCTTCGAGGCCTTCTCGCGACGACTGCCCGACGGGCGCCGGTACGGCGTCGTCGGCGGCACCGGCCGCGTCCTCGACGCCCTCACCGACTTCCGCTTCGACGAGGGCGTCGTCGAGGAGCTGCGCCGCAAGCGGGTCATCGACGACGCGACGTGCGACTGGCTCGCGTCGTACCGCTTCACCGGCGACGTGCGCGGCTACGCCGAGGGCGAGTGCTACTTCCCCGGCTCCCCCGTCCTGGTCGTCGAGAGCAGCTTCGCCGAGGGCGTCGTCCTCGAGACCCTCGTCCTGTCGATCCTCAACCACGACACCGCGATCGCGTCGGCCGCGTCGCGGATGACCGCCGCCGCCGGCGACCGCCCGTGCATCGAGATGGGCTCGCGCCGCACCCACGAGGAGGCGGCGGTCGCCGCCGCGCGGGCGGCGTACGTCGCCGGCTTCCGGGCCACGAGCAACCTGCAGGCCGGGCGCCGGTACGACGTCCCGACGACCGGCACCGCGGCGCACGCCTTCACCCTCCTGCACGACGACGAGCGCTCCGCCTTCGCCGCGCAGGTCGAGGCCCTCGGCGTCGGCACGACCCTGCTCGTCGACACGTACGACGTCCCGACGGGCGTCCGCACGGCGGTCGAGGTCGCCGGCCCCGGGCTCGGCGCGGTCCGGATCGACTCCGGCGACCTGCTCCAGCAGGCCCACGCCGTCCGGGCCCAGCTCGACGAGCTCGGCGCGACGGACACCCGGATCATCGTCACGTCCGACCTCGACGAGTACGCCATCGCGTCCCTGGCCGCCGCCCCGGTCGACGGCTACGGCGTCGGCACCCAGCTCGTCACCGGGTCCGGCGCACCGACGGCGAGCATGGTCTACAAGCTCGTCGCGCGCGCCGGCGACGACGGCGTCCTCGTCCCCGTCGAGAAGCGCAGCAGCGGCAAGGCCAGCGTCGGCGGGGACAAGTGGGCGCTGCGCCGGCTCACCGACGGGGTCGCGGTCGCCGAGGTCGTCGGGGTGGGCCGGCCCCCCGCCGACGACGGCGACGACCGCCCGCTCATGGTCGAGCTGGTCCGCGACGGTCAGGTGCTCGCCCCGCAGGACGCCGCGACCGCCCGGGCCCGGCACGCCGCCTCGCGGGCCGAGCTGCCGCCGGTCGCCCTGCGGCTGCAGCGCGGCGAGCCGGCGATCCCCACCGAGTACGTCACGGCGTAG
- a CDS encoding YciI family protein codes for MAQYLVLIYEAEDAYTQASPQVLDDVYQAHGRFAERWGSAIVGGNALQPSGTATTVRGDVVTDGPFVESKEVLGGYYLIEATDLDQALEIAKAVPAPYGGVEVRPVMVFG; via the coding sequence ATGGCTCAGTACCTGGTCCTCATCTACGAGGCCGAGGACGCGTACACCCAGGCCTCGCCGCAGGTCCTCGACGACGTCTACCAGGCGCACGGCCGCTTCGCCGAGCGCTGGGGCTCGGCGATCGTCGGCGGCAACGCGCTCCAGCCGTCCGGCACGGCGACGACGGTCCGCGGTGACGTCGTCACCGACGGACCGTTCGTCGAGAGCAAGGAGGTGCTCGGCGGCTACTACCTCATCGAGGCGACCGACCTCGACCAGGCGCTGGAGATCGCCAAGGCCGTCCCGGCGCCGTACGGCGGCGTCGAGGTCCGCCCGGTGATGGTCTTCGGCTGA
- a CDS encoding isochorismatase family protein, which translates to MARRALVLVDLQNDFCEGGSLAVAGGAEVARRISEYVAAHATEYATVVATADWHVDPGEHFSDHPDYVDSWPPHCRVGTDGADFHPAAGPAVGVASAVFRKGRDAAAYSGFEGLAGPDSSPIGLAKWLWEQQIDEVDVVGLATDHCVRATALDAADQGFATRVLLTLTAGVARDTTETALAQLHAAGVTLEGEPVLTG; encoded by the coding sequence ATGGCCCGACGCGCCCTGGTCCTGGTCGACCTGCAGAACGACTTCTGCGAGGGCGGCTCGCTCGCCGTCGCCGGCGGCGCGGAGGTGGCCCGGCGGATCAGCGAGTACGTCGCCGCGCACGCCACCGAGTACGCGACCGTCGTCGCGACCGCCGACTGGCACGTCGACCCGGGCGAGCACTTCTCCGACCACCCCGACTACGTCGACTCGTGGCCGCCGCACTGCCGGGTCGGCACCGACGGCGCCGACTTCCACCCGGCGGCGGGCCCCGCCGTCGGGGTCGCGTCGGCGGTGTTCCGCAAGGGGCGCGACGCGGCGGCGTACAGCGGCTTCGAGGGGCTGGCCGGGCCCGACTCCTCCCCCATCGGGCTGGCGAAGTGGCTGTGGGAGCAGCAGATCGACGAGGTGGACGTCGTCGGCCTCGCCACCGACCACTGCGTGCGCGCCACCGCCCTCGACGCCGCCGACCAGGGCTTCGCCACCCGCGTCCTGCTCACCCTCACCGCCGGCGTGGCCCGGGACACCACGGAGACGGCCCTGGCCCAGCTCCACGCCGCCGGGGTGACCCTCGAGGGCGAGCCGGTCCTCACCGGCTGA